In a single window of the Tellurirhabdus bombi genome:
- the ffh gene encoding signal recognition particle protein has translation MFENLQDKLNQAFKTLKGQGRITEINVAATVKEVRRALTDADVNYKVAKEVTDRVREKALDRKVLIAVEPGQLFVKIVQEELTELMGSEAEGINVKGDPAVILIAGLQGSGKTTFTGKLAAHLKKQGKSVLLTACDIYRPAAIDQLKVLGEQVGVEVYAEPENKNAVEIAQNALAQARKTGKKVVIVDTAGRLAVDELMMKEVENLKKTLNPSETLFVVDSMTGQDAVNTAKTFNERLDFDGVVLTKLDGDSRGGAALSIRAVVNKPIKFISTGEKMEALDVFYPDRMASRILGMGDVISLVERAQQAFDDEEAKRISAKMRQNKFDFNDFQAQLQQIKKMGNIKDLLGMIPGMGKMIKDLDIDNNSFTPIEAIIGSMTPKERERPDLIDGSRKKRIANGSGTTIQQVNNLLKQFDEMRKMMKKMNTMQASGKLTKMMR, from the coding sequence ATGTTTGAAAATCTTCAGGATAAATTAAATCAGGCGTTTAAGACCCTCAAAGGGCAGGGTCGGATTACCGAAATCAACGTAGCCGCGACGGTGAAAGAAGTGCGTCGGGCCCTGACGGATGCCGACGTAAACTATAAAGTCGCCAAAGAAGTAACGGATCGGGTGCGCGAAAAAGCCCTCGACCGCAAAGTACTCATTGCGGTTGAGCCGGGCCAGTTGTTCGTTAAAATCGTGCAGGAAGAGTTAACCGAGTTGATGGGTTCTGAGGCCGAAGGCATCAATGTCAAAGGCGATCCGGCGGTTATTTTGATCGCGGGTTTGCAGGGTTCAGGAAAGACGACGTTTACGGGAAAGCTGGCGGCGCACCTCAAAAAACAAGGCAAGAGCGTATTGCTTACTGCCTGCGACATTTACCGGCCTGCGGCCATTGATCAGCTGAAAGTGCTGGGCGAGCAGGTGGGTGTCGAAGTTTACGCGGAACCAGAAAACAAAAATGCGGTTGAAATTGCCCAGAATGCGCTGGCCCAGGCCCGCAAGACCGGCAAAAAAGTAGTTATTGTCGATACAGCCGGCCGTTTGGCGGTCGATGAGTTGATGATGAAAGAGGTGGAAAACCTCAAAAAGACGCTGAATCCGTCGGAAACGCTGTTCGTGGTGGACTCCATGACAGGTCAGGATGCGGTCAATACGGCCAAAACCTTCAACGAGCGTTTGGACTTCGATGGCGTTGTATTGACCAAGCTGGATGGTGATTCGCGCGGTGGGGCGGCTCTTTCCATTCGTGCCGTCGTGAACAAACCCATTAAGTTTATCTCAACCGGGGAAAAAATGGAAGCGCTGGACGTTTTCTACCCCGATCGGATGGCCAGCCGGATTCTAGGCATGGGTGACGTTATCTCGCTGGTTGAGCGCGCTCAGCAGGCGTTTGACGACGAAGAAGCCAAGCGCATCAGTGCCAAAATGCGTCAGAACAAGTTCGATTTCAACGACTTTCAGGCGCAGTTGCAGCAGATCAAAAAAATGGGGAATATCAAAGACCTGCTCGGGATGATTCCGGGAATGGGGAAAATGATCAAAGACCTCGATATCGATAATAATTCATTTACGCCCATTGAAGCCATCATTGGTTCGATGACGCCGAAAGAGCGCGAACGCCCTGATCTCATTGATGGCAGCCGCAAAAAGCGGATCGCTAATGGTAGTGGAACGACAATCCAGCAGGTAAATAATTTGCTGAAGCAGTTCGACGAAATGCGGAAAATGATGAAGAAAATGAATACGATGCAAGCCTCAGGAAAGCTAACCAAAATGATGCGCTAA
- a CDS encoding CvfB family protein, whose translation MIEIGKNNTLTVLRMTSVGAFLGDDEGNDVLLPNKYIPDSLDIDDTIDVFIYTDSEDRIIATTLQPKIKRNEFAYLQVVAVTKVGAFLDWGLEKDLLVPYKEQSKRMEVGRRYVVFLYLDHETDRLVASSKVNRFLEADAFGLEEGQKVDLIAHEPSDLGVNVIINHRYRGLLYANELFRRVYPGDHMIGYIKRIREDNRIDVSLQKQGYPNVEPNAQRILEVLNENNGFLPLNDDSAPDEIYRLLEMSKKTFKKAIGALYRDRRIKIDPSGISLV comes from the coding sequence ATGATTGAAATTGGAAAAAATAATACATTGACGGTCTTGCGCATGACCAGCGTTGGCGCCTTTTTGGGCGACGATGAAGGCAATGACGTACTGCTTCCCAATAAATATATCCCTGATTCACTGGATATTGACGACACCATCGACGTTTTTATTTATACGGATTCGGAAGACCGGATCATAGCCACTACGCTACAACCCAAAATCAAGCGCAACGAATTTGCTTATTTACAGGTCGTTGCCGTTACCAAAGTAGGCGCTTTCCTGGACTGGGGACTGGAAAAAGATTTACTCGTTCCGTACAAAGAGCAAAGCAAGCGCATGGAAGTTGGCCGCCGGTATGTGGTCTTCCTGTACCTCGATCACGAAACCGACCGGCTGGTGGCCTCCAGCAAAGTGAACCGTTTTCTGGAAGCCGATGCGTTTGGCCTCGAAGAAGGACAGAAAGTCGATTTGATTGCTCACGAACCCAGCGATTTAGGTGTTAATGTTATCATTAACCACCGTTATCGCGGCCTTCTCTACGCCAACGAGTTATTCCGGCGCGTTTATCCCGGCGACCACATGATTGGCTATATCAAGCGCATTCGGGAGGATAACCGGATCGATGTAAGCCTGCAAAAACAAGGCTACCCCAACGTCGAGCCCAATGCCCAGCGAATTCTGGAAGTTCTCAATGAGAACAACGGTTTTCTGCCCCTCAACGACGACAGCGCACCCGACGAAATTTATCGCCTTCTCGAAATGAGCAAGAAGACGTTTAAAAAAGCCATTGGTGCGCTCTACCGCGACCGTCGAATCAAGATAGATCCCAGCGGTATTTCGCTGGTTTAG
- the gldG gene encoding gliding motility-associated ABC transporter substrate-binding protein GldG, producing MKKNLTRFAFVLAVLAAVNLLSSFLFFRLDLTQEGRYTLSDATKNLLTGLDDDVHINVYLTGDLPPGFKRLETSIRETLDEFSAQAGSRLTYRFINPMEGVNNKTSVELQKSLIDKGLIPTNLQASEGGQRTEQLIFPGAILKYKNREVPILLLRGNRANSPEEQLNQSIEGVEYQLASAIRRLTIQSKKLLGVTVSYTDIEPLRLSDLLATLQEYYDIKLIDLQASRDLVGLDGLLVPKPDRPFAEADKYKIDQFVVNGGKALFFVDGLKIDSVGMDGTYAQPLSLNLDDLFFRWGIRLNRNIVKDLSSARIPLNVGNLGDKPNVQLLPWRFFPLINNFGDGSRNPIVQNLDAVYTRFTSTLDTVQAEGITKTPLLLTSQYTRLLNAPVLVHYNEARQQPDPRTYNSGVHAISYLLEGRFQSLYTNRILPGDPRAASFKARNQSSKVVICSDGDLLVNDVNYRTNTPYPLGYDRFSRNTFANKDFVVNAVDYLLDDNGVITARTKQITLRPLDKLRLKEERTQWQLVNLLGPLALVGLVGLVWQVARRRKYSR from the coding sequence ATGAAGAAAAACCTGACTCGCTTTGCTTTTGTACTGGCCGTTCTTGCAGCGGTCAATCTGTTGTCGTCCTTTCTTTTTTTTCGTCTTGATCTGACGCAGGAGGGTCGCTATACGCTTTCTGACGCCACAAAAAACCTTTTGACAGGGTTGGACGATGATGTGCACATCAACGTGTACCTGACGGGTGATTTGCCACCGGGCTTTAAACGATTAGAAACCAGTATTCGGGAAACGCTGGATGAGTTCAGCGCCCAGGCGGGTAGCCGGTTAACGTACCGGTTCATTAATCCGATGGAGGGAGTCAATAACAAGACTAGTGTTGAGCTACAAAAAAGCCTCATCGATAAAGGCCTTATACCAACCAACTTGCAAGCCAGTGAAGGCGGCCAGCGGACCGAACAATTGATTTTTCCGGGAGCCATTCTGAAATACAAAAACCGTGAAGTCCCCATTTTATTGCTGCGGGGCAATCGGGCCAATTCACCGGAAGAGCAACTCAATCAATCTATTGAAGGCGTTGAATACCAACTGGCTTCGGCCATTCGTCGCCTGACCATCCAGAGTAAGAAGCTGCTGGGTGTCACCGTGAGCTACACTGATATTGAGCCGCTTCGCCTGTCGGATTTACTAGCCACTTTACAGGAATATTACGACATAAAACTAATTGATTTACAGGCTTCCCGAGACCTGGTGGGACTAGATGGACTCTTGGTCCCTAAACCAGACCGACCTTTTGCGGAAGCGGATAAATACAAAATTGACCAGTTTGTGGTGAATGGAGGCAAGGCCTTGTTTTTTGTCGATGGCCTGAAGATTGACAGTGTCGGGATGGACGGGACCTACGCGCAACCGCTGTCTTTGAACCTGGACGATTTGTTCTTCCGCTGGGGCATCCGCCTAAACCGAAACATTGTAAAAGACCTGAGTTCGGCCCGCATTCCCTTGAACGTCGGCAATCTGGGCGACAAACCGAATGTTCAGCTACTGCCGTGGCGCTTTTTTCCGCTGATTAATAATTTTGGCGATGGGAGCCGTAACCCAATCGTTCAGAATCTGGATGCGGTTTATACCCGGTTCACCAGTACGCTGGATACCGTGCAGGCGGAAGGCATTACAAAAACACCGCTGCTGTTAACATCGCAGTATACCAGGCTATTAAATGCGCCGGTTTTAGTGCATTACAACGAAGCGCGGCAGCAACCCGATCCACGTACGTATAACAGTGGAGTGCACGCCATCAGTTACTTGCTGGAAGGTCGTTTTCAGTCGCTGTATACCAACCGCATTTTGCCGGGTGACCCGCGTGCGGCCAGCTTTAAAGCCCGGAATCAGTCCAGCAAAGTGGTGATTTGCTCGGATGGCGATTTGCTGGTGAATGACGTAAACTACCGCACCAATACGCCCTATCCCCTGGGGTATGATCGTTTCTCGCGGAATACGTTCGCCAATAAGGATTTTGTGGTCAATGCCGTTGATTATCTGCTGGATGACAATGGGGTTATAACCGCCCGCACGAAGCAGATTA